A stretch of Brassica napus cultivar Da-Ae chromosome C6, Da-Ae, whole genome shotgun sequence DNA encodes these proteins:
- the LOC106405561 gene encoding protein DETOXIFICATION 50-like, whose amino-acid sequence MSQSNHVSDEVTIPLLQNMPLHEKLYLLKNYFTEAVSIAIIFFPFVLTSVFTYLRSLASMHFLGGLGSSTLAGCSLALASANITAYALFSGLTGGAETICSQAIGAKRYNLFRATIWRGMILLLFTSFPVLFIWLNIERILTMLKQDMELASIAGTFLLYSVPDLVAQSLLHPLKAYLKTQSKTRPLSILTGVTSILHFLIMYLFVSYFKFEVKGIAVSSVLSNFILVAFLFTFLKGKKLGSDDEEEGVTEESYEDRVREWKKLFYLAIPSCGMGCLEFWFYEIMILICGLLEKAKVAIASMGLIIQITSLVYIFPHSLSSAVSTRVGNELGSNRPHAARRAAIVGLCLSILLGIMASTFMFSVRNVWATFFTDDEQVINLVSKVLPIVCLCELGNCPQTTVGGVLRGSARPWVGASINAAAFYAIGLPVALVMAFPFGFGFGLKGLWLGMLAAQITCVIGMMVAMYRIDWELEAERARDLTSLDDCRSDGEVEDGEAGRLISRIESFEG is encoded by the coding sequence atgtctcAATCAAACCATGTCAGTGACGAAGTTACAATACCTTTACTCCAAAACATGCCTCTTCACGAGAAACTGTATTTACTTAAAAATTACTTTACTGAAGCAGTCTCAATCGCCATAATCTTTTTCCCATTTGTACTCACATCTGTTTTCACTTACCTTCGCTCCTTAGCCTCTATGCATTTCCTAGGCGGTCTTGGTTCCTCTACTCTTGCTGGCTGCTCCCTCGCCCTTGCATCCGCCAACATTACCGCTTACGCTCTGTTCTCCGGCTTGACCGGGGGCGCCGAAACCATCTGTTCACAAGCCATCGGCGCAAAACGCTATAACCTCTTCAGGGCAACCATCTGGCGAGGAAtgatcctcctcctcttcaCATCATTCCCGGTTTTATTTATCTGGTTAAACATCGAGAGGATTCTGACAATGTTGAAACAGGACATGGAGCTTGCGTCCATAGCTGGCACCTTTCTGCTTTACTCTGTTCCGGATCTCGTCGCTCAATCTTTATTGCACCCATTAAAAGCTTATCTCAAGACTCAGTCAAAGACTCGGCCTCTATCAATCTTGACAGGAGTGACGAGTATTCTCCACTTTCTGATCATGTACCTTTTCGTGTCCTACTTCAAGTTTGAGGTTAAAGGTATCGCTGTGAGTAGTGTTTTGTCAAATTTTATCCTTGTGGCCTTTCTCTTCACTTTCTTGAAAGGAAAAAAGCTAGGTAGCGACGATGAGGAGGAGGGGGTTACAGAGGAGTCATATGAAGATAGAGTGAGAGAATGGAAGAAACTGTTTTATCTCGCGATACCGAGTTGTGGAATGGGTTGTCTCGAGTTTTGGTTCTATGAGATAATGATTTTGATTTGTGGGCTTCTTGAAAAGGCCAAGGTAGCTATTGCTTCAATGGGACTTATCATTCAAATCACTTCTCTTGTTTACATTTTCCCTCATTCGCTGAGCTCCGCAGTCTCGACTCGGGTCGGAAACGAGCTTGGTTCGAACCGGCCACATGCAGCGAGAAGAGCCGCCATCGTCGGACTCTGTCTCAGCATTCTCCTCGGGATCATGGCTTCCACGTTCATGTTCTCGGTCAGAAACGTATGGGCTACGTTTTTCACGGATGATGAACAAGTCATTAATTTAGTTTCTAAGGTTCTGCCGATAGTTTGCCTTTGCGAGCTAGGAAACTGCCCTCAGACGACGGTAGGTGGCGTTCTCAGAGGGTCTGCGAGGCCGTGGGTGGGAGCTTCGATTAACGCAGCGGCGTTTTATGCGATTGGTTTGCCTGTTGCATTGGTTATGGCGTTTccgtttgggtttgggtttggattaaAGGGACTTTGGCTCGGAATGCTCGCAGCGCAGATAACATGTGTGATTGGTATGATGGTGGCGATGTATAGGATTGATTGGGAACTTGAGGCAGAAAGGGCTAGGGATCTCACATCGTTGGATGACTGCAGAAGCGACGGTGAGGTCGAGGATGGGGAGGCTGGGCGGTTGATTAGTAGGATCGAGTCTTTTGAGGGATAG